The region TGTCGAGCCCGCCCATGAGGACGACCAACGGACGATCGAAGGAGACAATCGCCTTGGCGACGCTGTCGGGGTTGGTGGCCTTGGAGTCGTTGACAAAGCGCACGCCGCCGACCTCGGCGACGAATTCAAGACGGTGCTCGCAGCCGGGGAAAGACGTCAACCCCGGCTCGATGTCGTCGGGGGCCAGGCCATCGGCCAGGGCCATGGCGACGGCGGCGGCGGCGTTCAGGCGGTTGTGGAGGCCGGGCGGAATCAGACGGTCGGAGCCGGGGACGATGCCGGCGGCGCGACCGGTGTCGTAACGCAGATGATCGCCTTCGATCCAGACACCGGGTGTGCGCGGCGCGGTCGCGGAGATCCACCAGCGCTGTCCCAAACCGACGCGATGGCGGTTTTCCTCGGCCAGCGAGATCGGATCGTCGGCGTTGAGCACGGCGATGTCATCCTCGCGCTGGTTTTCGAAGATGCGGAACTTCATGCGCGCATATTCGGCCAGCGAGCCGTGACGGTCCAGGTGGTCGGGCGTGATGTTGGTGACCACGGCGACGTGGGGGCGGAAGGCGGCGATGTATTCCAACTGGAACGAGGAGACTTCGAGGATGGCGCGCGCCTGCGGCGGAAGCGTGGCGGCGAAGTCGGCATAGGCGTTGCCGATGTTGCCGCCCACGCGGGCGGCGCGTCCGGCGCGCTGGTAGATCGCCCCCAGCCAGGAAGTGGTGGTGGTCTTGCCGTTGGCGCCGGTGACCGCCAGAATCGGCGCGGCGGACAGCCAGAAGGCGGCTTCGATCTCGGAGAAGACCGGGATACCCCGCTCGCGCGCCGCCGCCATCAGAATGTTGTCGTTGGCGACACCGGGACTGGTCACGACAAAGTCGGCGTGTTCGAGACAGGCGGGGCTGTGGCCGCCGGTTTCGTAGCGGATCTGCCGGCGGTCCAACGCGGCCAGCGCCTCGCCGAGTTTCTCGGCGGGGGCGGCATCGGAGACAAACACACGCGCGCCGCGCTCGGCCAGAAGGCCGGCGGCGGCCAGGCCGGAACGGGCCATGCCGATCACCACCACCGACGAGCGGGCGATGGTGCGCGCGTCGGGGACGCGTCGGCTGTCGCGGTCATGCGCGGCCATACGCGCGGCGCTCGGAATGGCGAGAGTGAGTGTCATGGGTTCGTGTCATTGTGCGATGGGGGAGCGGGGGCATAAGCCCCCGGACCGGTTTACCGGATTTTCAACGTCGACAATGTCAAGAGGGCGCAGATGGCGCCCATGATCCAGAAACGGACGACAACCTTCGATTCGGGCCAGCCGATCAATTCGAAATGGTGATGAATCGGCGCCATCCGGAAGATGCGTTTGCCGCCGGTCATGCGGAAGTAGCCGACCTGCAGGATGACCGAGAGCGCCTCCGCCGCGAAGACGCCGCCCAGGATGAGCAGCATGAATTCCTTTTTGGTCAAGACGGCGATCGCGCCGAGCGCGCCGCCCAACGCCAGCGAGCCGGTGTCCCCCATGAAGACCTCCGCCGGATGCGAATTGAACCAGAGGAACCCCAGGGCGGCGCCGAGCGTGGCGGCGCAGTAGATGGTCAATTCGCCGACGCCGGGCAGATAAGTGATGCCGAGATAGCGGGAGAAGTCGGTGCGTCCCGAGACATAGCAGACCCCGGCAAAGGCCATAAAGGCGATGCCGCACAGACCGATTGCCAACCCATCGAGGCCATCGGTGAGATTGACGGCATTCGAGGTGGCGGCCACCACCAGCAGCACAAACGGGATGAAAAAGACGCCGAGATGCAACGCGAGATTCTTGAAGAACGGCACATCGGTATGCGTGGTCGAAAACTCGGGCGAAGGCGGCCAGGCGACCAGGGCGGCGCCGAACAGAAGGCCCAGCACCAGTTGACCGGCCAGTTTCTTCTTGGCGACCAATCCCTTCGACTGTTTGCGCACCACCTTGAAATAGTCATCGATGAAACCGATGGCGCCCATGCCGGCGGTGACAAAGAGGATCAGCTGGATGTAGCGGTTGGTCAGGTCGGCCCAGAGCAAGGTCGGGATCAGAATCGATGCGAGCACGATCAGCCCGCCCATGGTCGGGGTGCCTTCCTTGGCGTAATGCGACTTCGGCCCTTCCTTGCGGATCGACTGGCCGATCTGGTGCCGGCGCAGCGCGGCGATGATGTACGGCCCGATCCAGATCGAGATCACCAGCGCGGTGACGACGGCGTAGGCGGAGCGGAAGGTGATATAGCGGAAGAGATTGAACGCCGAAATCGTCTCGTGGAGCGGATAGAGGAGGTGGTAGAACATGCGCGATTCTCCGGTCGACGATTCCTGTGGGTCGGTGGCGCGGCGGATGCGGCCGCGTGATTAAGTGGTCTGCCCTTTCACCAGCGCGGCGGCGACGTCGCGCACGATCTCTTCCAGCCGTTCCGAATGCGAGCCCTTGAACAACACGACGTCGCCGGGACGCAGCGCGGCGGCCAGGAAGGGCGCGACGGCGTTGCGGTCCTCGAGGGAGTGCCACTCGGCGGCACCGGCCGCGCCGTTGCGGTATTGGCGGGCATCGGGGCCGACGGTGACGACGATGTCGAGGGCGCCGGCGGCGGCGCCGATGTCATGGTGGGCGGCGAGTTCATGTTCGCCCAATTCGCGCATGGCGCCGAGCACGGCGATGCGCCGGGAGGCGCCGGGAAAACGCCGCAACGCGGCGATGGCCGCGGCGGTCGAGGTCGGGTTGGCATTGTAGCAATCGGCGATCAGCGTGACGCCGGCTTTGCGGATAAGGCGCGAGCGGTCGCCTTCGGGTTTGACGCGCGCCAGCCGGGCGATCATGGCCTCGTAGGGCACGCCGAGATGGCGGGCGACGGCGATCGCGGCCAGCGCGTTGGGGACGTTGTAATCGCCGGCCAGCTTGAGCGTGAAACGGCGGCGGGCCACGGTGAAGCGAATGCCCTGCGGCGTCACCGCGATGTCGGCGGCGCTGATATCGGGCGCATGGGACTGGTCGAGGCCGTAGGTGATGGTCGGACGATGCCAGCGCGACATCCAGCGACGCTGGAACGGGTCGTCGCTGTTGAGGAAGGCGGTCATCCGCGGATCGGCATAGTCGAAGAGCTCGCGCTTGGCCTTGGCGATGGCCGTAAGCGATTTCATCTGCAACAGATGCGCGGCGCCGATGCGGGTGACCACGCCCCACGACGGTCCGACGATTTCGACCAGGCGGCGGATTTCGCCGGGGGTGGACATGCCGAATTCGAGCACGCCGATTTCGCGCGCCGGCGCGACGCCCTGGCGACGCGAGAGCAGCGCCAGGGGAATGCCGATCAGGTTGTTGAAATTGCCGGGCGATTTGAAGACGGGATACTTCGCCGCGAGCGCCGCGGCGGTCAGCTCCTTCGTCGTGGTCTTGCCGACGGAGCCGGTGATGGCGACGTAGCGGGTCTTGAAGTTTCGGCGGTAGATCGAGGCCAGATCGCCGAGCGCGGTGAGCGGATCATGGACGCCGATGACCGGAATCGGCCAGTCCTTCCATTCAATCGCGCGCGATTTCTCGGCGAAGATCGCGCCGGCGCCGAGGTCGCGGGCCCGGGCGGCGAATTGGTGGCCGTCGGCGTTGCCGCCGGCCAGACAGAAGAAGGCGTTCCCCTTTTTCAGGGTGCGGGTGTCATTGGTCGCGCCGCGGAAGCGCGCCCGCCCCCACGCGGGGTTAGCGAGGATGCCGTTGGTCATCTCGCAGGCAGTTTGGGCGTCGCAGACAATCACGGTATCCTGATTGGCGCCGTCGGCGCCGCTGTCAAAGATCGAATGCTCGAGGCCGTGGGCTCCCCCCTGAGCCCACGGCCCCGCGGGTTCAACTCCCATCCCCCCCGGGAGGAGTCGGTCCCTTTGCCGGCGGGTACCCTGCCGCCGCAAGCGCCCGCGCCGCCACCTCATGATCGAGAAAGTGGGTGCGAACGCCCTGAATCTCCTGATAGTCTTCGTGGCCCTTGCCACAGAGAAAGACCGCATCGCCGGCGCGCGCGACGGTGATCGCGTGATGGATGGCGCGGGCGCGGTCGGGATCGGTCCAGACCTGGCGTGTCAGTTTCGCGGGGGTAAATCCCTGCTTGACCTCTTCGATGATGGCGGCGGGATCCTCGCTGCGCGGATTGTCGGAGGTCAGGATGATTTCATCGGCCCAGCGGGCGACGGCCTGTGCCATTTCGGGGCGTTTGCCGCGATCGCGGTCGCCGCCGCAGCCGAAGAGCGCGATCAGTTTGCCGCGCACCAGCGGACGCGCGGCCGAGAGCACGGCCTCCAGCGCGTCGGGGGTGTGGGCGTAATCGACGAAGACATGGAACGGCGCGCCGGTCGGCACGCGTTCGGCGCGGCCCATGATGCCGGGGAAACTCGAGATGCCGCGCGCAATCAGATCGCCGTCGACGCCGGAGCCAAAGGCCCCCGCGGCGATGGCGGCGAGGTTGGCGTGATTGAACCGCCCCCAGAGGCGGGTGTGAAACGGCCAGGAGCGACGATCGATCAGCAGGCGGCCATGGGTGCCATCGAGGTCATGCGTGACGATCGCCAGGCGCACATCCACTTCCTCGCCGGAGCCGGAATAGCGGATCAGGCGCGCCTGCGGGCAGGCGGCGACGAAGTGCGGGTGGTTCGGGTCTTCGACGTTGATCGCGGCGAAAGCACCGGGCGCGGTCAGCCGCTCGAAGAAGAGGCGCTTGGCATCGCGGTAGTTTTCGAACGTCTTGTGAAAGTCGAGGTGGTCGCGGGTGATGTTGGTGAAGATGCCGCCCTTGTAGCGCAGCCCCCAGACCCGGTCGAGACTGAGCGCATGGGAGGAGACTTCCATCACCGCGCGCTTGACGCCATCGTCACGCATGCGCGCCAGCAGATGGTCGAGATCGGGCGCTTCGGGCGTGGTGCGCGCGGCGGGCTCCGAATAATCGCCCCAGCGATAGTGCAGCGTGCCGAACAGCCCCGCCTTGACGCCGGCGGTCTCCCAGACCGCCTGCAGCCCGGCGGCGACAGTGGACTTACCGTTGGTGCCGACCACGCCGACCAGATCGAGGCTGCGGTCGGGGTGGTCATAAAAGCGGTGCGAGATGTCGGCCATCAGACGGCGCGGATTGGCATCGACGATCACCGGAACGTCGGCATCGACCGGCGCGCCGGTGACGACGGCGGATGCGCCCTTGGCGATCGCTTGCGCGATGAACCGGGCGCCGTCGGTTTTCTCGCCGTGGAGGGCGAAGAACAGATCGCCGGGATGGACCCGCCGGGAATCATAGCAGAGGCCGCTGATGGCGGCGTCGCGCGTGATCGTGCGCTCCGGCAGGAGTTCCGAGAGGGTGCGTGTGGGTGCGGCGGTCATGGCGCGCGGCATCGTCGTCACGGACGCTCATCCTCGCTTTCGGCGGCGGCCCAGCCGGCTTCGTCCGCGGACGGCGTGGCGGCAATCGGCTGGGACAGCGAATCGGCGGGTTGCTGCCCGACCACAGGCGTTGCCACGGCGGGCGCGGATGCCGGCGGCGCCGGCTCCTTCTCGGCGCGCACCTTGGCGGCGTGTCCCATCAGACGATCCCAGCCGGTTACACACCCGGGCGGCGCTTCGGATTCCCAGGGACCGTCGACATTTTTCAGACTGTCAGGCCGTGCGGCATGCGCCTCGAGCGGACCGGGAGTAATGATCGGCCCGACGACTTCCAACAATCGGTCGGCCCAGTCGCGCTGACGGGCCGGCCGTTCGTCCGTTGCGGCAAAGCGGGCACCGGGCACATCGCCGGACGAGGCGGCGCGGCGCACGACATTCAGCAGGGTCGGCGCGGCGGTCAGGCCACCGTAGTGGATCGGCTCCGGCTCATCGAGAATGACCAGCCCGACAATGCGCGGGTTGTCGGCCGGATAGAAGCCGATGAACGAGGCGATATACTTGTTCTTGTTGTAAGTGCCGGTCGCCGGATCGGGCTTTTCGGCGGTGCCGGTCTTGCCGGCAAACAGGAAGAGCGAATCATAGATGTATTTGCCGGTGCCGCGCTCGACCACGCCGCGGGCCAGGCGCTTCATGAGGTGGGCGACTTCGGGCGGCAGGATGCGCTCGCCCTGCACCGGGACGCGCTCGATGGAGCCGTCGGCGCGCTCGATCGCCTCGACGAGGTGCGGCCTGATCAGGTAGCCGCCGTTGGCGATGGCCGAGTAGGCGGCGGCCAATTGCAGCGGCGTCACCGAAATGCCATGTCCGAAGGAGCGTTGGGCGATGTTGAATTCGGAATTCTGCTGCTGGGCGATATGCCCCGGAGACTCGCCGGGAAAATCGATCCCGGTGCGCCGGCCGAATCCGAAACGACGGACCCAGAAGTCGAGACGTCCGTTCTCCATCAGGTTGGCGATCCGTCCGGTGACGATGTTCGAAGAGAGGACAAACGCTTCCTCGACCGAGAGGACGCCATGGCGCTTGTCGTCGCGGATGGGGCGTCCGGAGAACAGGCCGACGCCCATGTTGCCGTCGAAATAGCGGCGCAGATCCACGACGCCGTCGGCGAGCGCGCCGGCGAAAGTGACCAGCTTGAAGGTCGAGCCCGGCTCGAAGACATCGGAGACCAGGCGGCTTTTGAGTATGGGCCGGTTGGCCGGACGACGGGGGTCGACATCGACCATGGCGATGATGCCGCCGGTGTGCGGGTCCATGATCAGACCCATGCCGCTTTTGGCCTGGAAGGAATCGACCGCGGCGGCGACTTCCTCGCCCAGAATCGACTGCCAGCGGGCGTCGATGGTCAGCCGCAGGTTGGCGCCGGGTTCGGGCCGGCGGCCCTCGTTGGGCGTGATGTTGAAACGACGTCCGGTGGCGTCGGCGACAAAGACACCCTCGCCGTCCTTGCCGCGCAAGACCTCGTCGTAATACTTCTCGAGTCCGGCGCCACCGCCCATCGTGTCATTGACAAAGCCCAGCGGCCCGGCGAAACCGGGCATGGCAAGCGGGTAGACGCGTTGAAATTCCCAGGTGCCGAACACGCCCGGCAACTGCCAACTGTCGATCCGCTCGGCCAGATCGGCATCGCAGCGGCGGATCATCCAGGTGAAGCGGTTGGCGCGCCCGCTGAATTCGCGCGCGACGGCCTGGATCGGCATGCCGCGCAGCGGACCGAAGCGCTCGGCCAGGACATGCGACGGCTGCAGACTGTCCGGATAGGAGAAATAGGAGCGGACGGCGTTGTTGATGGCCAGCAGGCGTCCTTCGCGGTCCAGAATCTCGCCGCGCGGCGCCGGCAGGGAAATGCGGCGGTTGCTCTGGCTGTAGGCCAGTTCGCGCAGTTGATCGTCGGCGACCAACTGCAATTGGATGGCGCGGGCCCAAACCGCCCCCCAGATGACAACGGCCAGAAGCAGGAGCACCTGGCGGCGTTTCGCGAACGTCACCGCCAACCGTGCCCGGCGTGTTCCTTCCATCCCGTTCATCAGCGTTCCCTCGCGGCCGCGCACCGTTTCCGGTCTCGGGCCCCGCGCCTCCGTGTGTTGGTACCCCCCGGTCCCAACGGTTCCGTCCTATTCACCAGCGGCATAGGCGGCGACGGACGAGTCGATCACAAGCGTCCGTTTCTGCGCCCGGGTCGTTGGCGACATCCCCAACTGTTTGACCGCGATCGTTTCAATCCGCTCGCGCGCGGCCAGGCGCGAGCAGTCGGCCGACAGCGACGCGTGCAGACGCCGGAGCACGGTGATGCGCGCCTGCGTCAGCTCGATGGTCCGGGCCATGCGGACCACTTCATAGCGCTGCCACACGCCCGCCGTGGCAACGCAGAAGATCAGGACCCACCAGGCCGGGCGCACCTTGCGCGCCAGCGACACGACGCCGCGGCTCATCGTCTGCCCCCCAGACGACGACGCCGCTCGAACAGGCGCAGTTTCGCGGACTTGGCGCGCGGGTTGATCTTGATTTCGTCGGCGGAAGGACGCAGCGCGCGGCGCAGCGGCAGTATCCCCTTGGGATCGGCGCCGCAGACGCACTGCGGGTACATCTTCGGACAGGAGCATGCGCGCGAGACTTCGCGCATGAAGTCTTTGACGATGCGATCCTCAAGCGAGTGGTAGGCGATGACGACCAGCCGCCCGCCATCGGCGAGATGATCGACCGCGTCGGCCAGCGCCTTCGGGATGGCGGCCAGCTCATCGTTGACGGCGATGCGCAGCGCCTGGAAGACACGCGCGGCGGAGCGTCCCAGTTCCGGGCCATGCGCGCCGACCGCCTGCCGGATCAACGCGACCAGGTCGCCGGTGGTCAGGATGGGCAGTCCGCGGGACTTCTGGGCGATGATCAGCCGGGCGATCTTGCGGGCATGGCGCTCCTCGCCATAGACGCGCAGCGCCTCGGCGATGGCCCCCTCGTCGGCGTCCGCCAGCCATTCGGCGGCGGTCGGGCCGGTCGAGGTGTCGAAGCGCAGATCGAGCGGGCCGGCCAGTCGGTAGGCGAAGCCGCGCTCGGGATTGTCAAGTTGCAGCGACGAGAGCCCGAGATCGAGCAGGGCGCCGTGGATTTCGGCGATGCCGAGATCGTGGAGGATGCGCGCCAGATCGCGGTAGTCGGCGTGAATGATCGTCACCCGGCCGCCGAAGGGCTCCAGACGGGCGCGCGACCGCGCGATCGCCTCGGCGTCGCGGTCCAGCCCGATGTAGCGCGCGTGTGTGGTCAGTTTCCCGAGAATCACTTCGGCGTGCCCTCCTCCGCCGACGGTGCCATCGAGGTAGATGCCGGACCGATCCGTGATCAGCGCATCCGCGACCTGATCGGCGAGGACGGGCCGGTGGCCCGTCCCCGACTGATCACCCCTGCCCTGCCCTCTTAGAGAGTCAATTGTGACGCTGCCTCCAGGTACTGACGAAAGGTTTCATTGAGCACGAGGCGTTCGCCCCCCTTGAACGCCTCGATGCGGCCCTTCTCCCAGATATTGATGACGCCGCCGCTGCCGGCGATGCGGACATCGCGATTTTTGGCGTCGACGCCGATGAGTTCGAGGTCGCGGGCGCGGACCAGCAGACGTCCCTGCGTGTCCAGCGCGGCCGGGCCGGAATACTCCATCATCAGCGTCGTGAATGTTTCGACGTGCGTGCTGCTGTAACCGTGTTCTTCAAAGCGGGACTGCATGCGCCGCCATTCGGCGCCGGAGACGATGCGCAGGTGCGCGCGCGGCGTGACGTAGTAAAACTGCAGCGACAAATCGCCGGTGGCCTGATTGCGTATACTGGTGGGCAACGCGATACGGCCTTTGTCATCGACGCGGCCGTCGTGAGAACCGAAGAACCCGATTGAGGTGATTTTGGACTGGTTCTCTGCCATCTGATGCCACCAAAGGAGGACGGCCCACCCCACTGCAAGATCCGCTAATTGCTTATAATGCGAAGCGGATCAACGACTTGTGTTGTTCAACAACGGCCGATCCGGCAGAAGAGTTCTGCCCTCCTGTGCCATTCTACGCCATCCTCTACCACCAGCGCAAGAACTATTTTGATTTCGTGACAGGGAAAAGTTGCTGTCTCTGAGGGCGTTGCGACAGTCGTCCAGACTATGGGCCGAAACCCATAGAGTTGGGGAGATTGCGTCCACAAGCGGCACGATGCGCCGTGTCGCTAAATTTCTTCAAATGCCTTACCCATTGATGGTCAATCTGTTATGACG is a window of bacterium DNA encoding:
- the murF gene encoding UDP-N-acetylmuramoyl-tripeptide--D-alanyl-D-alanine ligase gives rise to the protein MGVEPAGPWAQGGAHGLEHSIFDSGADGANQDTVIVCDAQTACEMTNGILANPAWGRARFRGATNDTRTLKKGNAFFCLAGGNADGHQFAARARDLGAGAIFAEKSRAIEWKDWPIPVIGVHDPLTALGDLASIYRRNFKTRYVAITGSVGKTTTKELTAAALAAKYPVFKSPGNFNNLIGIPLALLSRRQGVAPAREIGVLEFGMSTPGEIRRLVEIVGPSWGVVTRIGAAHLLQMKSLTAIAKAKRELFDYADPRMTAFLNSDDPFQRRWMSRWHRPTITYGLDQSHAPDISAADIAVTPQGIRFTVARRRFTLKLAGDYNVPNALAAIAVARHLGVPYEAMIARLARVKPEGDRSRLIRKAGVTLIADCYNANPTSTAAAIAALRRFPGASRRIAVLGAMRELGEHELAAHHDIGAAAGALDIVVTVGPDARQYRNGAAGAAEWHSLEDRNAVAPFLAAALRPGDVVLFKGSHSERLEEIVRDVAAALVKGQTT
- a CDS encoding penicillin-binding transpeptidase domain-containing protein, whose amino-acid sequence is MEGTRRARLAVTFAKRRQVLLLLAVVIWGAVWARAIQLQLVADDQLRELAYSQSNRRISLPAPRGEILDREGRLLAINNAVRSYFSYPDSLQPSHVLAERFGPLRGMPIQAVAREFSGRANRFTWMIRRCDADLAERIDSWQLPGVFGTWEFQRVYPLAMPGFAGPLGFVNDTMGGGAGLEKYYDEVLRGKDGEGVFVADATGRRFNITPNEGRRPEPGANLRLTIDARWQSILGEEVAAAVDSFQAKSGMGLIMDPHTGGIIAMVDVDPRRPANRPILKSRLVSDVFEPGSTFKLVTFAGALADGVVDLRRYFDGNMGVGLFSGRPIRDDKRHGVLSVEEAFVLSSNIVTGRIANLMENGRLDFWVRRFGFGRRTGIDFPGESPGHIAQQQNSEFNIAQRSFGHGISVTPLQLAAAYSAIANGGYLIRPHLVEAIERADGSIERVPVQGERILPPEVAHLMKRLARGVVERGTGKYIYDSLFLFAGKTGTAEKPDPATGTYNKNKYIASFIGFYPADNPRIVGLVILDEPEPIHYGGLTAAPTLLNVVRRAASSGDVPGARFAATDERPARQRDWADRLLEVVGPIITPGPLEAHAARPDSLKNVDGPWESEAPPGCVTGWDRLMGHAAKVRAEKEPAPPASAPAVATPVVGQQPADSLSQPIAATPSADEAGWAAAESEDERP
- the mraY gene encoding phospho-N-acetylmuramoyl-pentapeptide-transferase; protein product: MFYHLLYPLHETISAFNLFRYITFRSAYAVVTALVISIWIGPYIIAALRRHQIGQSIRKEGPKSHYAKEGTPTMGGLIVLASILIPTLLWADLTNRYIQLILFVTAGMGAIGFIDDYFKVVRKQSKGLVAKKKLAGQLVLGLLFGAALVAWPPSPEFSTTHTDVPFFKNLALHLGVFFIPFVLLVVAATSNAVNLTDGLDGLAIGLCGIAFMAFAGVCYVSGRTDFSRYLGITYLPGVGELTIYCAATLGAALGFLWFNSHPAEVFMGDTGSLALGGALGAIAVLTKKEFMLLILGGVFAAEALSVILQVGYFRMTGGKRIFRMAPIHHHFELIGWPESKVVVRFWIMGAICALLTLSTLKIR
- the murD gene encoding UDP-N-acetylmuramoyl-L-alanine--D-glutamate ligase; the encoded protein is MTLTLAIPSAARMAAHDRDSRRVPDARTIARSSVVVIGMARSGLAAAGLLAERGARVFVSDAAPAEKLGEALAALDRRQIRYETGGHSPACLEHADFVVTSPGVANDNILMAAARERGIPVFSEIEAAFWLSAAPILAVTGANGKTTTTSWLGAIYQRAGRAARVGGNIGNAYADFAATLPPQARAILEVSSFQLEYIAAFRPHVAVVTNITPDHLDRHGSLAEYARMKFRIFENQREDDIAVLNADDPISLAEENRHRVGLGQRWWISATAPRTPGVWIEGDHLRYDTGRAAGIVPGSDRLIPPGLHNRLNAAAAVAMALADGLAPDDIEPGLTSFPGCEHRLEFVAEVGGVRFVNDSKATNPDSVAKAIVSFDRPLVVLMGGLDKGTDFSVLGDELSRRARALVFTGKAAPKLEVELGARLPYRTAARFADAFAAAVDLAQPGDIVLLSPGCASFDQFNNYEHRGQVFKDLVRELAKASGGTA
- the rsmH gene encoding 16S rRNA (cytosine(1402)-N(4))-methyltransferase RsmH, producing MDSLRGQGRGDQSGTGHRPVLADQVADALITDRSGIYLDGTVGGGGHAEVILGKLTTHARYIGLDRDAEAIARSRARLEPFGGRVTIIHADYRDLARILHDLGIAEIHGALLDLGLSSLQLDNPERGFAYRLAGPLDLRFDTSTGPTAAEWLADADEGAIAEALRVYGEERHARKIARLIIAQKSRGLPILTTGDLVALIRQAVGAHGPELGRSAARVFQALRIAVNDELAAIPKALADAVDHLADGGRLVVIAYHSLEDRIVKDFMREVSRACSCPKMYPQCVCGADPKGILPLRRALRPSADEIKINPRAKSAKLRLFERRRRLGGRR
- a CDS encoding UDP-N-acetylmuramoyl-L-alanyl-D-glutamate--2,6-diaminopimelate ligase; translated protein: MPRAMTAAPTRTLSELLPERTITRDAAISGLCYDSRRVHPGDLFFALHGEKTDGARFIAQAIAKGASAVVTGAPVDADVPVIVDANPRRLMADISHRFYDHPDRSLDLVGVVGTNGKSTVAAGLQAVWETAGVKAGLFGTLHYRWGDYSEPAARTTPEAPDLDHLLARMRDDGVKRAVMEVSSHALSLDRVWGLRYKGGIFTNITRDHLDFHKTFENYRDAKRLFFERLTAPGAFAAINVEDPNHPHFVAACPQARLIRYSGSGEEVDVRLAIVTHDLDGTHGRLLIDRRSWPFHTRLWGRFNHANLAAIAAGAFGSGVDGDLIARGISSFPGIMGRAERVPTGAPFHVFVDYAHTPDALEAVLSAARPLVRGKLIALFGCGGDRDRGKRPEMAQAVARWADEIILTSDNPRSEDPAAIIEEVKQGFTPAKLTRQVWTDPDRARAIHHAITVARAGDAVFLCGKGHEDYQEIQGVRTHFLDHEVAARALAAAGYPPAKGPTPPGGDGS